In Alteromonas naphthalenivorans, one DNA window encodes the following:
- a CDS encoding S9 family peptidase, with protein MNKRCLSKSALTLVISTLLTAHSVLADESASNTLSLKDVFNLEYATNPVVTPDGKHVVYERRSMDIMTDSMRRNLWTIALDGSAHLPILSDSKNHFNPVFSPDGAKMAYLSSKEGKVQVYLKDLASNSTTRVTDVAMRPSGMSFSPDGKYLAFAMFTPTKAKPLFNLDFKPKGAKWAETPQYIDQTNFQRDGMGMKRPGNMQIYVVPTIGGTPRQITSGEHDHAGTIAWSDNGQQIIISANTSDEADFDMLNSDLFSIDVKTSKVTRLTDMSGPERSPHLSPNGNKIAFVGNEDNGKSNQLSHLYVMNSDGTGIENLTSELDRSVGAIKWADNGKGVYFSYDDMGKKSVAYVSLSGKISTKTSDLGGTSLGRPYTSGDYDVTPKGSVVYTASMGDRPADLAIVTSKGKVKQLTDLNGDVFDHKTVNKPELVELKSSVDNRDLQAWLVTPPNFDPKKKYPLILEIHGGPHTAYGPSYSTEIQLMAAAGYVVLYGNPRGSTSQGEEFASLIDKNYPSQDYDDLMDMVDAAIAKGYVDESNLFVTGGSGGGTLTSWIIGKTDRFKASVVAKPVINWTSMIGTSDIYAYMSKYWFTDLPWNDYEQYWNRSPLSLVGNVTTPTMVLTGELDVRTPMSESEQYYGALRLQSVDSALVRIQGAYHGIAAKPSNLARKVGYILAWFDKYKDDTNSEKKED; from the coding sequence ATGAATAAGAGATGTTTAAGCAAGTCGGCGTTAACACTAGTCATAAGCACATTATTAACTGCCCATTCGGTTTTGGCAGACGAATCTGCAAGTAATACTTTGTCTTTAAAAGACGTATTTAATCTTGAGTATGCTACAAACCCAGTGGTAACACCTGATGGCAAACATGTTGTGTACGAGCGTCGTAGCATGGATATTATGACTGATTCAATGCGACGGAATCTGTGGACAATAGCCTTAGATGGAAGTGCTCATCTGCCTATTCTTTCTGACAGTAAAAACCACTTTAATCCTGTGTTTTCACCTGATGGCGCTAAAATGGCTTACCTTTCAAGTAAAGAAGGTAAGGTTCAAGTTTATCTAAAAGATTTAGCATCAAATAGCACAACTCGCGTAACTGATGTCGCAATGCGCCCGAGCGGTATGAGTTTTTCACCAGACGGTAAATATTTAGCTTTTGCTATGTTTACACCCACTAAAGCCAAACCGTTATTTAATTTAGATTTTAAGCCTAAAGGCGCTAAGTGGGCAGAAACCCCACAGTATATCGACCAAACCAATTTCCAACGAGACGGCATGGGAATGAAACGCCCCGGCAACATGCAAATATATGTTGTGCCAACCATTGGCGGAACGCCAAGACAAATTACTTCTGGGGAACATGACCACGCCGGTACCATAGCATGGTCTGACAATGGTCAACAGATCATTATCTCTGCTAACACCAGCGACGAAGCTGATTTCGATATGCTTAATAGCGATCTGTTTAGCATTGATGTAAAAACGTCAAAGGTGACTAGATTAACTGATATGAGTGGCCCTGAACGAAGCCCTCATTTAAGCCCTAACGGTAATAAAATTGCCTTTGTTGGTAATGAAGATAATGGAAAATCAAATCAGCTAAGCCATTTATATGTAATGAATTCAGACGGCACGGGCATCGAAAACCTGACTAGTGAGCTAGACCGCTCTGTCGGTGCAATTAAGTGGGCTGACAACGGTAAAGGGGTATATTTTAGTTATGATGATATGGGTAAGAAAAGTGTCGCCTATGTTAGTTTGTCAGGTAAAATTTCAACGAAAACAAGTGATTTAGGTGGCACTAGTTTAGGTAGGCCGTACACATCGGGCGATTACGATGTAACCCCTAAAGGTAGCGTTGTTTATACCGCTTCAATGGGCGATCGCCCTGCTGATCTTGCAATAGTGACCAGTAAAGGGAAGGTTAAACAACTGACTGACTTAAATGGTGATGTGTTTGATCACAAAACAGTGAATAAACCAGAGTTGGTGGAACTAAAAAGCAGTGTAGATAATAGAGACTTACAAGCTTGGTTGGTTACCCCTCCTAACTTTGACCCTAAGAAAAAATACCCGCTAATTTTAGAAATACATGGCGGGCCTCACACTGCGTATGGCCCCAGTTACTCAACAGAAATACAATTAATGGCTGCTGCTGGTTATGTTGTTTTATATGGCAACCCTCGTGGGTCTACTTCTCAAGGTGAAGAGTTCGCTAGTTTAATTGATAAAAATTATCCATCACAAGATTATGACGACCTTATGGATATGGTGGATGCCGCTATTGCCAAAGGTTATGTGGATGAGTCTAACTTATTTGTTACTGGCGGTTCTGGCGGGGGGACACTGACCTCTTGGATCATCGGAAAGACCGACCGTTTCAAAGCCTCTGTAGTGGCGAAACCCGTTATAAACTGGACAAGTATGATTGGTACATCTGATATCTATGCGTATATGAGCAAGTATTGGTTTACAGACTTACCTTGGAACGATTACGAGCAATATTGGAACCGTTCGCCGTTATCATTAGTGGGCAATGTAACAACGCCTACCATGGTGCTCACCGGTGAATTAGATGTACGTACTCCTATGTCTGAAAGCGAACAATATTATGGTGCATTACGCTTACAAAGTGTAGATAGCGCACTGGTGCGTATTCAAGGGGCTTATCATGGTATTGCAGCTAAACCTTCTAACTTAGCACGTAAAGTTGGATATATTTTAGCGTGGTTTGATAAGTACAAAGACGACACGAACAGTGAAAAGAAAGAAGACTAG
- a CDS encoding alpha/beta hydrolase-fold protein, with product MALQRIKVLCFFLLSISPISYGQDASVEDETQSFSYTLITEKLTSKVLSEERTVVVQLPKSYAENPDKKYPIIYRLDGATTLVMLNAVLESLQSQRAAPEVIVVAIENTDRLRDLYPNVNKDPSGPVGYGGGGAKFLQFITSELMPMVESKYRVHDFRVIAGASAAGAFSLYAMQQAPELFNAALTYSAAVWWAHGATAKTTVEFIKNNKKLDHYLYTAIGNEGAPMRPYYDAMISDIRKNKPVGLRWHNDVFNDVPHNLVTNAASFKAYYSLFYSEYMRPKDYDGDLSSIEKYYEAVSQQRGEKIEAAEWVIRDLGYHFVTQQNFDEAFKLFKYGIERYPKTPDAYNGLAYGYEQSGQFEKALEQVNKALALASSDYDGYDVYVGRRERLLNKLDES from the coding sequence ATGGCGCTGCAGCGAATAAAGGTACTATGTTTTTTTCTACTATCAATCAGCCCAATCTCCTATGGGCAAGATGCTTCTGTAGAAGATGAAACACAAAGCTTCAGTTACACCCTAATTACCGAAAAGCTAACATCGAAGGTATTATCAGAAGAGCGCACTGTGGTTGTTCAACTCCCTAAAAGCTATGCTGAAAACCCAGATAAAAAATACCCTATTATTTACCGTCTTGATGGCGCTACTACGCTCGTCATGTTGAATGCGGTTCTTGAAAGTTTGCAATCTCAGCGGGCGGCGCCAGAAGTTATTGTGGTGGCAATCGAAAACACCGACCGTCTTCGGGATTTATACCCTAACGTAAATAAAGACCCCAGTGGTCCCGTGGGTTATGGCGGCGGAGGTGCTAAGTTTTTACAATTTATCACTTCAGAATTGATGCCGATGGTGGAAAGTAAATATCGGGTGCATGATTTTCGAGTTATTGCAGGTGCATCGGCTGCAGGCGCTTTCTCATTGTATGCAATGCAGCAAGCGCCTGAATTGTTCAATGCTGCCTTAACTTACAGTGCTGCGGTATGGTGGGCACATGGCGCAACGGCAAAGACTACGGTTGAGTTCATAAAGAATAATAAAAAGCTCGATCATTACCTTTATACCGCTATTGGCAACGAAGGTGCGCCCATGCGCCCTTATTACGATGCGATGATTTCAGATATCCGTAAAAACAAGCCGGTGGGGCTACGGTGGCATAACGATGTATTCAATGACGTACCTCATAACCTTGTGACCAATGCAGCAAGCTTTAAAGCGTATTACAGTTTATTTTACTCAGAGTATATGCGCCCGAAAGACTATGATGGTGATTTGAGTTCGATTGAAAAATACTACGAAGCAGTATCACAGCAGCGGGGTGAGAAAATTGAAGCTGCAGAATGGGTTATACGAGATTTGGGTTATCACTTCGTGACACAACAAAATTTCGATGAAGCCTTTAAACTATTTAAGTACGGTATTGAACGCTATCCCAAAACGCCTGATGCATACAATGGTCTTGCCTATGGCTACGAGCAGTCAGGCCAGTTTGAAAAAGCACTGGAGCAGGTGAATAAGGCATTAGCGCTAGCTTCATCGGATTACGATGGCTATGACGTTTACGTGGGTAGACGGGAACGGTTATTGAACAAGCTGGATGAGAGTTAA
- a CDS encoding diguanylate cyclase has protein sequence MLSYFHLGVFYFLLILVVVPAFGQEPISVGDDKRIIADANVWHELDYSFDTSNLESKNKLAILKEAYEYAAVVPSLGGKSGSYFTKVVLDISQKGQYFVVVNANFIDVGLASYSSPVQPELSTQVFSQLLDDSSPPVLHFQAVTVQTVMANERVELWLFIKAKQFPTPVSITVLDSTEFYRFQKFNNGISIAGITTMFILSLLALLIYSGTRKRVALTCAGYLGIHAIGWMAASGMLGDIVHFPFNTSYWGMLLFPFAIACAAQFVSDLFECKTDHKKLFKFLNTLSLVSVVLGVGMWFMPFSIAYLLSHLLAMFWIVVTIAVGVSMIRQQDFRAKYFLAGNLLYSASLGYYIAAHSQYFGELAYPESVVIFALSLDCLCILLCLTEWFKLKQKEFNRNQYLSRIDSMTQLGNRFSLTECIEALDDYYVIIFIDLDGLKAINDKHGHDEGDKLIIKAASLLQQSFYFLGDIFRSGGDEFVGVLQADSTRETRNVADSALSIVSNVSMELSKQWSDAGVSFGIATSLETKVPSECISLADKRMYQHKAKSKHPRSG, from the coding sequence TTGCTTTCTTACTTTCATTTGGGTGTTTTTTATTTTCTCCTCATACTGGTGGTAGTCCCCGCATTTGGTCAGGAACCTATATCAGTCGGTGATGATAAGCGTATAATCGCTGATGCTAATGTGTGGCACGAATTAGATTACTCTTTTGATACATCAAATCTCGAATCAAAAAATAAGCTAGCAATTTTAAAAGAGGCTTATGAATACGCCGCGGTTGTGCCATCACTGGGTGGGAAGTCGGGAAGTTACTTTACCAAAGTAGTCTTAGATATTTCACAAAAAGGGCAGTACTTTGTTGTCGTTAATGCCAACTTCATTGATGTTGGTTTAGCTTCATATTCGTCGCCTGTTCAGCCTGAACTTAGCACTCAAGTCTTCTCTCAACTTCTTGATGACAGCTCGCCGCCGGTGCTTCATTTTCAAGCCGTGACGGTGCAAACCGTTATGGCAAATGAGCGAGTAGAATTATGGCTGTTTATTAAGGCCAAGCAGTTTCCTACGCCAGTTTCCATTACTGTGTTAGACAGTACAGAGTTTTATCGTTTCCAAAAATTTAATAACGGTATTTCCATAGCTGGCATTACCACCATGTTCATTTTGTCCTTGCTGGCCTTGCTCATCTATTCTGGGACGAGGAAAAGAGTAGCATTAACCTGTGCAGGCTATTTGGGTATTCACGCTATTGGCTGGATGGCAGCTTCTGGAATGCTAGGTGATATCGTTCATTTCCCATTCAATACCAGTTATTGGGGAATGCTACTTTTTCCTTTCGCTATTGCCTGTGCTGCTCAGTTTGTCTCAGATTTATTTGAGTGCAAAACCGACCACAAAAAGTTGTTCAAATTTCTTAACACTTTGAGTCTAGTAAGCGTTGTATTAGGCGTTGGCATGTGGTTTATGCCATTTTCTATCGCATATTTACTATCTCACTTATTGGCTATGTTCTGGATAGTGGTGACCATAGCGGTGGGTGTGAGCATGATTAGACAGCAAGATTTCCGCGCGAAATATTTTTTGGCAGGCAATCTACTCTACAGTGCATCACTTGGCTACTACATTGCTGCTCACAGCCAGTATTTCGGTGAGCTAGCGTACCCCGAATCTGTTGTTATATTTGCATTGTCGCTAGATTGCTTATGTATTTTGTTGTGCTTAACTGAGTGGTTTAAATTAAAGCAAAAGGAGTTCAATCGAAACCAGTACTTATCGCGCATAGACTCAATGACTCAGCTTGGTAACAGATTCTCTCTAACAGAATGCATTGAAGCCTTAGATGACTACTACGTTATTATTTTCATCGATTTAGATGGTTTAAAGGCCATTAACGATAAACACGGTCATGATGAAGGCGACAAACTTATTATTAAGGCTGCGAGCCTATTGCAACAATCGTTTTACTTTTTGGGAGATATCTTCCGCTCAGGAGGCGATGAGTTTGTAGGGGTATTGCAAGCCGATTCGACCAGAGAAACCCGAAACGTGGCTGATAGCGCCTTATCAATAGTATCGAATGTTTCAATGGAGCTTAGCAAGCAATGGAGTGATGCGGGCGTTAGCTTTGGGATTGCAACAAGCCTTGAGACTAAGGTGCCTTCAGAATGTATATCGTTGGCAGATAAACGTATGTATCAACACAAAGCTAAATCGAAGCATCCGCGCTCTGGCTAG
- a CDS encoding cold-shock protein — protein sequence MSDTVNGTVKWFNEDKGFGFLTQDGGGKDVFVHFRSIASDGFKTLSEGQAVSFSVEQGQKGLQAANVVVL from the coding sequence ATGTCTGATACAGTAAACGGCACAGTTAAATGGTTCAACGAAGATAAAGGTTTTGGTTTTCTTACTCAAGACGGTGGCGGTAAAGACGTATTCGTACATTTCCGTTCAATCGCTTCTGACGGCTTCAAAACTCTTTCTGAAGGCCAAGCGGTTAGCTTCAGTGTAGAACAAGGTCAAAAAGGCCTTCAAGCTGCAAACGTTGTTGTTCTTTAA
- the gloA gene encoding lactoylglutathione lyase, whose amino-acid sequence MRMLHTMLRVEDLDASLHFYTHLMGMKLLRKSENQAYEYTLAFVGYGEETNTTVLELTYNWGDNTYEKGTAYGHIAIEVDDIYQFCENLEQNGCDVYRKPGPVKGGSTVIAFVRDPDGYAIELIQTKQ is encoded by the coding sequence ATGAGAATGCTACACACCATGCTTCGTGTTGAAGATCTTGATGCATCTTTGCACTTCTACACTCACTTGATGGGCATGAAGCTATTGAGGAAGTCTGAAAACCAAGCTTATGAATACACGCTCGCTTTCGTGGGTTATGGTGAAGAAACTAACACTACCGTACTTGAACTCACTTATAACTGGGGCGACAACACCTATGAAAAAGGCACGGCTTACGGCCACATCGCCATCGAAGTAGACGATATTTATCAGTTCTGCGAAAACCTAGAGCAAAATGGCTGTGATGTATACCGTAAGCCAGGCCCCGTAAAGGGCGGCTCTACTGTCATTGCTTTTGTTCGCGATCCAGATGGCTATGCCATCGAACTTATTCAAACAAAACAATAA